In Patescibacteria group bacterium, the following are encoded in one genomic region:
- a CDS encoding YifB family Mg chelatase-like AAA ATPase, with protein sequence MAVAKILAASVVGLEALPIEVEADISSGLPAFNMVGLPDKAVEESKERVRAAIKNSSAKMADRRLTVNLAPADLPKSGPAFDLAIAVGILAASEQIPTFLNSHENLFLGELSLDGKLRRISGILPMALMAKKSSIQKIYLPESNLAEAELVAGLDLYPVSSLKQLIYHLKMEKQISKIKSAGKLTLDKDELYDFDMAYIAGQEQAKRALEVAAAGAHNVLMSGPPGSGKTLLARAMPSIMPKMTPEESLEITKIYSVAGILPYDSPLISSRPFRSPHHTASNISLVGGGAHPRPGEVTLAHKGVLFLDELPEFGRAVLEALRQPLEDRIITISRALGTLQFPAHFTLVAAMNPCPCGYLNDPKRQCVCGPSQIMHYQKKISGPLVDRIDIHIEIPAVKLEKLTSEKVSEESAKIRKRVESARDRQRTRFSDLKILTNSEMKVQDIKKFCQLDEKSQNLLKNAAMQLNLSARAYHRVLKLARTIADLENSTQIHPQHLAEALQYRPKDQNMY encoded by the coding sequence ATGGCTGTGGCAAAGATCTTAGCCGCATCAGTGGTTGGACTCGAAGCTTTACCAATTGAGGTCGAAGCCGATATCTCTTCTGGTTTACCTGCTTTTAATATGGTTGGTTTACCAGACAAAGCCGTTGAAGAATCAAAAGAGCGAGTCCGAGCGGCGATCAAGAATTCATCAGCCAAAATGGCGGATCGTCGGTTAACAGTAAATTTAGCGCCGGCTGATTTGCCAAAATCTGGACCAGCTTTTGATTTAGCGATTGCAGTTGGGATTTTAGCAGCCTCAGAGCAAATCCCGACTTTTTTAAATTCGCACGAGAATTTATTTTTGGGTGAATTATCATTAGATGGCAAATTGCGCCGGATTTCTGGGATTTTACCCATGGCTTTAATGGCCAAAAAATCAAGCATTCAAAAAATTTATCTGCCGGAATCAAATTTAGCCGAAGCCGAATTAGTGGCTGGCCTAGATTTGTATCCAGTTTCAAGTCTTAAACAACTCATATATCATCTTAAAATGGAAAAACAGATTTCCAAAATCAAATCTGCCGGTAAATTAACTTTAGATAAGGATGAATTATATGATTTTGATATGGCCTATATCGCTGGCCAAGAACAAGCCAAGCGCGCTTTAGAAGTCGCCGCCGCTGGCGCACATAATGTCTTAATGTCTGGACCGCCAGGATCTGGCAAAACCTTACTGGCACGGGCCATGCCTTCGATTATGCCCAAAATGACCCCCGAAGAATCATTAGAAATCACCAAAATTTATTCGGTGGCAGGAATTTTGCCATATGATTCACCATTAATTTCTTCTAGGCCATTTCGCTCGCCTCACCATACTGCTTCTAACATCTCTTTGGTGGGTGGTGGCGCACATCCTCGACCAGGTGAAGTCACTTTAGCGCACAAAGGAGTTTTGTTTTTAGATGAATTGCCAGAATTTGGCCGGGCAGTTTTAGAAGCTCTCAGGCAACCCTTGGAAGATCGAATCATTACCATTTCCAGGGCCCTAGGAACCCTGCAATTTCCCGCCCATTTTACCTTAGTGGCCGCCATGAATCCATGCCCGTGTGGTTATTTAAATGATCCCAAAAGGCAATGCGTTTGTGGACCAAGCCAAATTATGCATTATCAGAAAAAAATCTCAGGGCCTCTCGTAGATCGAATCGATATTCATATTGAAATCCCCGCGGTAAAATTAGAAAAATTAACCTCGGAAAAAGTTTCCGAAGAATCTGCCAAAATTAGAAAACGGGTTGAATCAGCCAGAGATAGACAACGCACTCGCTTTTCAGATTTAAAAATCCTCACCAATTCAGAAATGAAAGTTCAAGATATAAAAAAATTCTGCCAATTGGACGAAAAATCGCAGAATTTACTTAAAAATGCCGCTATGCAACTTAATTTATCTGCTCGAGCATATCATCGGGTTTTAAAATTAGCCAGAACCATTGCCGATTTAGAAAATAGTACTCAAATTCACCCTCAACATTTAGCTGAGGCTCTCCAATATCGTCCCAAAGACCAAAACATGTATTAA
- the rplT gene encoding 50S ribosomal protein L20: MPRIKRGVMVRKRHKKIKKLTKGYMKTRQASIKKAKEAVVKAGQHAYRDRRGKKRLMRRLWISQLNAYLKANEISYSKFMGLLKKNKIELNRKILAELAQNESGILKKIIEEVKS, translated from the coding sequence AATGGTTCGAAAAAGACATAAAAAAATTAAAAAGCTGACCAAGGGTTACATGAAAACCCGCCAGGCTTCAATTAAAAAAGCCAAAGAGGCGGTGGTGAAGGCTGGACAACACGCCTATCGAGATCGCCGAGGCAAGAAAAGATTAATGCGCCGACTTTGGATTAGCCAATTAAATGCCTATTTGAAAGCCAACGAGATTAGTTATTCAAAATTTATGGGTCTTTTGAAAAAGAATAAAATTGAACTTAATCGAAAAATTTTAGCCGAACTCGCCCAAAATGAATCCGGGATTCTTAAGAAAATTATTGAAGAAGTCAAAAGTTAA